The Fodinibius salinus nucleotide sequence CGAGAAAAAAGATCCTCGGGCAATGCCAAAACGGGCTATAGAGTATTTTGAAGGTGATATTGAGTAATTACATTCGATTTTTGAAAGCTCATTTTTATCCGTATAATTAAGTTCCGTATTTGCGGACATAGCTCTCTTTTGGTGACGGATCAGTATTAACAACAATTCTTATGGGTTTAAAAAATTATTACTATTACGACGAACAAAACTGTGATTTTGTACCCGTCGAATATAACAGTCTGGAACGCATTATTTATACCGCATGCGTATGGATTTTATGTGGTGTGGTACTTGCCGGCGTAGGTATTTCAATCCTCTCCTTCTCAGTAGGAACACCGGCCGAAATTGCTCTTAAAGCTGAGAACCAAGAACTCATCGATCAGCTTGAAAAGACGAAGTCTACTATTAAAAATCTTGATCAAGAAGTTGACAAGCTTGCCGAGACTGATAATGAGATGTATCGATCAGTGCTGGGAATGGATCAAATTTCGTATGATGAACGGCAAGGTGGTGTTGGTGGTGCCGATATTTATTCAGAGTTTGACATCCACAGCAAGAAAACAGCAGAAATTTTAAAATGGACTTCTAAAAATCTTGCAAGTTTAAAGCGAAGTATCAATATCCAAAAGCTTAGCTTTAAGGAGATCAAAAGTCATTACAATAAAAATCAGGAGAAAATGGAGCATATTCCTGCTATAAAGCCCACCAAGGGAATTATCCTTAGTGGGTTTGGAATGCGCTACCATCCCATTTTAAAGTATCAGAAAAAACATGAGGGACTTGATTTTCGCGCTAATGTCGGCAGTAAAATATTTGCTACCGGTGCTGGTGTTGTTAAATATGCCAGCCGTAAAGGAACTTTTGGACGGTTGGTTATTATTGATCATGATTTTGGGTATGAAAGTTATTATGCACACTTATCTTCATATGCTAAAAATATTCGGCCAGGTACCAAGGTAAACCGTGGAGACCTTATAGGTTTTTCAGGTGAATCTGGTCGTGTAGAAGGTCCCCACCTTCATTACGAAGTTCACAAAGAGAATCTCCCGATTGATCCTCTCAATTACTTGTTTGCTGATACTTCCCCCGAAGAATATCAAATGTATAAAGAGATTGTTGAAAACAATGACCGCTCAATGGATTAACAGTTTAGCATAAGTGCAAATTTATTAAGGCTGCTTTCGGGCAGCCTTTTTTATTTCACTTAACCGTTCTGTGCCATTTTATTTACTATTAAGAGTGGTTTATCTTTTCTTGACAAGAGCTGTAAATACTATAGACAAACTAAACGGAAAAGAATATTAGAAGTACATTGCGGCAATGCTGAATATGGTATATCTAGCTGCAGACATGTCATAGCACTTGTCCTGGAAATAACAATCAATAAGCCAATATTATTGGTGCTCTTTAAAGAATCGGGCTTCTAATTTATCCGGTGCCCGAACAGATTGTTTTACCCACTCCAGCCGTAAATCCAGCTTTTCATCCTCTGTTAGTGACCACTCTCGATCTCCATTGCGTAACCTACTTGTCAAATCATAAAGACACAGCGCCGCCCCTACTGATATATTAAAACTTTCACTAAATCCCGACATCGGTATTTTGGCATAACCATCTGCTTGCTGCATCGCAGTATCAGAAAGTCCTTTTAGCTCGGCACCAAATACAAGAGCTGTCGGTTCATCCACAGAAACCTCATCTATTGTCACATCATCGTGGTGGGGAGTAGTCGCAATAATTTGATATCCCTGCTCTCTCAATTTTTGATAACAGTATTCTGTATTATTCTGGTCCTCCTCATTATAGTGATGTTGGGTAATCCACTTGTGAGCACCTATAGTTACTTCATTATTAGGATCAAATGAGTTCCTGTTCTCAATAATATGCACATCCTGAATACCAAAACCCTCGCAGCTGCGCAACACAGCACTTGCATTGTGCGGCTGGTAGATATCTTCGAGGACAACGGTGAGGTGACGCGTGCGCTTTTCTAATACCTCATTAATTATTTGCCAACGGTCTTCGGTAATAAATGCTTTTAAAAAATTAAGGAGTTGTATTTTCAATGACTTATCCATAAAATTGTTTTAACGACTTGTTCTGTTATTTCTGACAAACATACCGTTTTGTTTACTGATCTTTTAACTTAAAAAGGAGGTCTTATGTTCGTACGTGATGTCTTAAAAGTCAAAGGCAATGCCGTATATTCGGTAAAGCCAAACCAAACAGTGTACGAAGCTATTGCCAAAATGGATGAGCTGGATATCGGGGCTTTGTTGGTGATGGAAGATGATAACCTACAAGGCATTCTCAGTGAGCGTGATTACCGAAGTAAGATTATTCTAAAAGGCAGACGTTCCAAAAGTACAGCGGTGAGCGATATTATGAGTAATCAGGTATATTGCGTAGAGCCTACTGATTCTGTACAAGACTGTATGTCTATAATGACTGAAAAGAAAATTAGACATCTGCCGGTTCTCAAAGACGATGAGGTTGCGGGGGTAGTCTCTATTGGAGACTTGGTCAAAAGTATTATTTCCAAACAAAAAGTTGAGATCAACAATCTCCGGGGGTATATACAAGAAGGGGGTACTTATCCCGGCTGAGCCAACTTATTGACCGCAGTGCATAATAAACCCCTTTTTGCGTACAGTATCGATATATTCCTTATCAGAGTGATTACGTATTTTTTTCCGCAAATAGCTGATATAAACGTTTATATAATTTGTTTGGGTATCAAAATGGATATCCCATACATTTACAGCAATCTCTTCTTGCGTAACAATTTGATTTTTATTTTTCAGTAAGTAAACCAACAAATTAAACTCATTGTTTGTCAGATCTACTTCAGTACCATTAACCCTAAAGATACGCTCTAGCACATCCACCTCCAGCTCCCCGCATGTTAATGTACGATCTTCCAGAAGTCCATTATTGCGTCGCGTTATCGCTTCAATACGTGCCAACAATTCTTCGGTATTAAACGGCTTAGTAATGTAGTCATCGGCCCCCACGCGCAGACATTTAATTTTTACATCTGTTTCCTGCTCTGCAGAAAGTATGAGTACCGGGGTTGTAATATTCTCGTCACGCATTCTTTTACAAACCTCAAAACCGTCACCGTCGGGTAGCCCTAAGTCAAGAACGATAACGTCATATGGATTTTCATAAGCCTGACTTTCACCGCCACTTGCCGTTTCGGCAAGGTCCACATGATTATCATCTTTTTGGAGTACCGTTTGTACTAACGTACGTACTGACGGATCATCTTCTATGACTAATATGTCCATATTTTATTTCTTTTAATTCTTACCCCTAAATAAGTATATATCTTACAAAATTTAAAAAATAGCCACATAAAAATATCATTCATTTTGAAGTGACAAAAACCATTTTTTAATCTTTTTTACATACTCAGGCTTTAAACGATGGCCGGAATCAATTGTCTGAAACTTAACATTCGCTCCCCACTCTGAAAGCAGATCACAACATCTTTTCTGTGGGTTGCTATCAACACTCTTGTCATTCGCGCCATGCAAGGCTAATACATTTAACTGTTCGTACTGTTTATCAGCGTCTTCAAATACTTCTGTTTTAATTCGCCCACCAATTACAACTAATTTATTTACAATATTGGGACGAGACAATCCGAAATAACCGGCCAAATATCCACCCATTGAATATCCCACAATGGCAACTGACTTTGCGTCAATGTCTTTCCTTACTTTGTCAATGATTTCTTCAATAAATTCTGAAGCAGCTTCGAGAGATTTTAAAAACTGATCTTGTTTCCCGTCATATAAGTACCATGCACGTCCCCAGTCTTCCACCTTTCGTTGTTTCTTACGATCGTAAATAGGATACGGACCTTGAATAAACAAGTGGTAAGCATCTACAGTAAACATATCATCAACTAAATCTTCAAAGCGCGCTATATTTTGCTTGAATCCATGTAAGTAAACAATTAACGGTTTAGAGCTATCTTTGCCAGTTTTAATAAGCTTATATGGCACCTCAATGTCGAATGGATGAGTACCAGAACATAGAACACTTTTCATATCTATTTGATAATAGATCAGTTAATGCCGATAGAGTTTATCCAGATAATTGCAGTATAATATCTTGTCTCTACTAACCTAATATTTTTTTATAAACAAGAACTCCTAAATCTTGCCTAAAACACACGTATTATTTAAATCTCTTTTCAATATAACCAGATTACATCTAATTAATAAAAAGTTAAAGTTTAAATGATGCAAAAGATGATGGATTTCCATTTAGGTATATTTTCTATTGGTATTTGCCACTCATCACTATTACTTTTGAGCAAATTGAATTATGGACTGAAGACCCAACTAATTTATGGCTGATTTGCGAAATGACTGGACACATAATGAAATTTCTGAAATCTATAACACTCCACTGATGGAGCTAATCTATCGTGCGGCAACAGTGCACCGCGAGCACCAAGAAACCGGCGAAGTACAAGTGTGCACCCTTCTTTCTATTAAAACAGGGGGCTGTCCCGAAGATTGCGCCTACTGCCCGCAATCGGCCCATCACGATACAGACGTAGAAGCCCAAGACATGCTTGACCGTGATGAAATTATATCTGCTGCGCGCAAGGCAAAAGAAGCCGGCAGTACCCGATTTTGTATGGGAGCTGCCTGGCGATGTGGAAAAGAAACAAAAGATTTTGATACCGTACTTGATATGGTCAGCGAAATTACTGACATGGATATGGAGGTTTGCTGCACCCTAGGTATGCTTACAGATGAACAAGCCGCTAAACTGAAAGAAGCAGGGCTGTATGCCTACAATCATAATCTTGACAGCGGTGAAGATTTTTATAACCGCATTATTTCCACCCGTAAATATCAAGATCGACTGGACACTATAGAGAAAGTCCGGGAAAATGATATTAGTGTTTGCTCCGGTGGAATTATTGGAATGGGCGAAACTGATAACGACCGTATTGAGTTGATTCACAATCTTGCGACCATGCCCGAACATCCCGAATCAGTTCCTGTTAATGCCCTTATTGCTGTAGAAGGCACCCCGCTGGAAGATCAGCCCAAAGTTCCTTGGTACGATATGGCCCGGATGATTGCCACAGCCCGCATAACCATGCCTGATTCAATGGTTCGACTATCAGCAGGACGTGTAGATATGAGTATGGAAGAACAAGCGCTTTGTTTTATGGCGGGTGCAAACTCTATTTTTACTGGCGAAAAACTGCTTACTACCGACAATAATGAGTTGGAAGAAGATATGAAAATGTTTGACATCCTGGGACTATCCGCCCGAGAAGCATTTAAGGATGCCAAGGACAAGCATGTCCCCAAAGGAGCTGAAGCTGCTGAATAAATTTAACTATTATAACAGGTTGCATAATAGTTACCAAGCTGCAGGGACTATCCTGCAGCTTTTTTATTTACCTTATTATTACAAATGTTATCCCATCAATTAATGTTATCAGAACAAAATAAAGGTTAAGAGCTTAACATAGCTTTTAGAAACACCTATTATGTTTGTATTAGGTAAATAAGAAACGACGATAATCAGTCCTCTTTGCACAAAAACTCAACGTGGGGTTACAAGGAAATAACAGCCAATAGCAAATATAGCCCTAAAATGGTTTATTAAGATTAATTAGTTACTTATTGAATCCCTGAACGTGATAATTTAATCAGTTTAAAATAGAACATTGGTATGAAAAAGGCACTTAACCTAGCGGGCTGGATTTTGATTTGTAGTCTGGCAGGTATATTCGGCGCTCAGTTTGAACCCGGCACATGGTACGAAATGCTGCAAAAACCCGCTTGGACACCTCCCAACTGGGTATTCCCTGTCGTCTGGCCCATTTTGTATATACTAATGGGTATAGCTGCCTGGATGATGAGGAAGATGAAATCAGTTAGTATTTACGGAACGGAATTCACTTGGTTTTTTGTGCAGCTTATTCTCAATGCTCTGTGGTCGTGGATATTTTTCGGTCAACATTTAATAAGTACGGGACTGGCAGAAATACTTCTCCTGTGGGTTTCAATCATATTTACGGTATTGCTATTTTGGAGTCGAAATCGCACAGCCGGTATCTTGCTTATCCCGTACCTACTCTGGGTGAGTTATGCCTCTGCATTAAATCTTGCAATTTGGCAGTTAAATTAATCTTAAAAGAGTGTCGAAAGCTACTTTGGATCAGCAATATGACTATATCATAGCAGGTGCTGGGGCAGCGGGCCTTTCACTGGCCTGGAAGATGATCCATTCTCCGTTATCAGATAAAAAAACACTTGTTATTGATAATGAACTGGAGCCCACCAATACCAAAACATGGTGCTTTTGGGAATCCGGCGCCCCTCCCTTTTCCGATATTATTCACAAAAAATGGACTCATACAAAAATAGGAACCTCCCAAAAGCATTTTTCCCAACCACTCAATGAATATCCTTACTATTGCATTCGCAAAATAGATTTTCAGCGAAAAATTCATCAGGCAATACGTTCCCATCCCCATTTTACACTAGCAGAAGAACAAATCACTACCTTAGAATCTCACTCCGACAGTGCCATACTCCATACTAATGATCATTCTTACCAAGCTGAATATATTTTTCAAAGCTGTTTTCCTCTTCATCCACAAAAAAAGCAAGCCCCCAAACACCCACTTTGGCAGCACTTTCTGGGCTGGGAGATTACCGTTGAAGAACCACTCTTTGATCCGCAGGTATTTACGCTCATGGATTTTGACGATAGTTTCTGCGACGGTATCGCCTTTATGTATATTCTACCCTGGTCTGCAACTTCCGCGCTTATAGAATATACCATATTTTCTGAGCGAGTTGAGGAACAATCGTTTTATGAGGATAAAATTTCTCTTTACCTCAACAATCAGTTCAATCTCCGCCCTATCGACTATCAAATTAATCGCCAGGAATTAGGAAAAATTCCAATGCAGGATCTTCTTGCAAAGCCATGGTATAAACCCCGAATCCTAAATATCGGCACCAGTAGCGGTCGCACTAAACCTTCAACCGGCTATACTTTTCAGCGAATTCAACAACAAACTAAAAACCTTGTCACAAACTTGAATAAAACCGGCACTCCTGATCCACAACCCCCTTCTGCATTTAGGTATAAAGCCTACGATCTGTGGCTACTGCATATCATTCATACTAGCCCCCAAAAAGCATTAACTGTATTTAAACAGTTGTTTACTAATAATTCAGCTGATGATCTTTTCCGTTTTCTGGGAGAGCAATCCACCTTCAGGCAGGATTTAAGCATTATGAGCAGCGTTCCCTATGCACCATTTCTTAAAGCGATTTGGAATACCCGGAATCGGCTTTGGCAAATTTTTAAGAACTATTTATTACGGAATTGAGCAGAGAATATCACAAAAAGTTATAAAACAACCTTCCCCTGCGGGTGACCAACACTCTTAAACGCTATTAATTTGTACTTTCTTCTGTTCCTGGATGATATTCTCTTTTATTACCAAAAATATATCCGTAGGGTCGGAGTATTTCCACTTGGTCAAAAATACATTTGAGAATTCCCAGAAATGGCACAAAAAGTATCATCCCGGCAATTCCCCAAATTTTACCTCCTACAATCAGTGCAATAAGCGCCATAAACGGGTTGATACTAACCCTCGACCCGATCACATTAGGCGTAATAAAATTACCTTCTAAAAACTGTACTACCGCAAATACTGCAACCACTCCCAATGGATTTAACAACGAATTCGTGAACAGCAGTGCATAAATAATGGCCGGCAGACTGCCGATTATAATCCCGATGTATGGGATAACGGCAAGGATGGCTGCAAAAATGGCAAAGAACAATACATGTTTAATGCCGACAATCCATAATCCTATAGCATTAAGGATGGCAAGAAGCGTAATAACGGTAATCATCCCAATAATATAGTTTTGCGTTACATTCTGGATGCCGTCAATGACCGAATCAATGGCTTCATTTTTGCCATCCCACAACTTGTGCAGGAAGGTGCGGTACATCTTTTTGTAGTACATCATAAAGAATACAAAGAACGGTAAGAGTCCCAATGTAGTGAATACATTGGTGGTAGCTCCAAGGGCAGTTGTTACATACTGACCGCTTTTATTAACCACCGTTTCCAGTCCCCGTTTGAAATAGGCAATTTGACGATCTGGAGAAATATTAAACTGGTTTTCGAAAAACTGAACAATATCACTGCTGACAGCCTGTATTTTTTGATTGGCCTCCGGCAATTGATCGGCAAATTGCACCAGCTGTATAGAAAGCAGCGATATAATACCTGCTAAAATAATACCCAAAAAGAACATACTGGTGATGATGGCTGCAATACGGTTAAATTTATACTGCTGCAGCCAGTTGCTTATGGGTTCTAAAAGCATGGCAAAAAGGGCGGCAAACGCCAAGGGCATCAAAATGAACTTGCCATAATAAAGAAGTATAAAAAGCAAGGCTACCCCTCCCAGGATTGCCGGACCCTTTATCCAAAAGGGATACGGTTTATTCATAACTCTTACTTATACTTTGTAAAGTACTCTGATAATAATTTTCACATTCACGATCCGATTTTATCACCAAGATCTGACAAAGAGGGATCGAAATTTTCCTGAAATATTTCAAATGGCACCCTCTGCCCTACTTCCTCTTTGACATTGCTGTCTTCAATAACCTGTTGATAAGTTTCGTAGCAATCCAGTGCATCCAGAAACTTTTGATAATCTTTTTCATTCGCTTCTATCCAGCAGTCAATCTCTTCTTTATTTGATGAGCTCAGCTGAAATTTACCTTCTCCATCTTCTTCATTATAGTGGGTAAAAAATGCCAAGCGCCTGGGATATTCTTTGCCCTCTCTTTTCATATTGCAATATACACTTTTAACCGCAGCGTGGCTCACCAAGTGATCCTCAAAGCCGCTAATTCCATGCACGGCATAGGTTATGAGTACATCTGGCTGTATCTCTTCGATATGCTCTTGAATTGGATTTTCAATATCCGCTGGATCCATCTCTTTAAGTCCGCTGTCTGGCAAGTCAAGTACGGCCATTCCATTCAAATCAAGAACTTCTTGTACACACTGCATCTCCTTAAAGCGAATCTTACCCATTTCTTCTTTACTTACCTCCAATCGAAATCGTTGCTTGGTGGCTTCTCCTTTGGTGAGAGTCAATAAAAAAACCTCATCGCCCATGCGACGCTGAGCGGCCATAGCCGGGGCCGGACCGAATGATTCATCATCAGGATGGGGAAAAACATATAGAATGCGCATATCAGTTATACTAATTCAAATTCAGTGTAATAGTAATCATCTTACCTACAACAAAAAAGCCCCGGTAACCGGGGCTTCAAAATTAAGCTGTTGCTATCCTTTTACTTAGTTTAGAGATATATTTTTATCGAGCTTACCAATGTAGTAGTCAAGCAACTTTTGTTGAAAAATAAGTCGAAACAGCGCTTGAGCCCGATTTGATTGCGCTTCAATATATTGTGCATTCGCATCACTTAATTCAATGAGCGTTCCTGCACCTACTTTATATCGCTCTTTTTGCGTTTGATATGATCTTTCAGCAGCCTGAAGTGATTTCTCTGATGATTCAAGCTGTTTTATGTATGACTTATAATCATTATATGCCTGATTAACTTCCTGCACAATTTGTAATTCGGTGTCACGCAGGTTCAATTTAGCATTTTTGTAGTTGATTTCCTGTGATTGCACATTGGTTCTTCTATTCAAATTACCAAAAATAGGAATGTTGAGCGAAAGACCTACTGAACGGTTAATATTTTGATCAAAAAACTGATCTTGAAAACCAAACGGCTGCAATTCTGAATAACTACTTGAAACAGATCCACTTAAACTTAGTGACGGATATAAACTTCCGCGGGTAGCTTTTAGTTGATGCTTTATAGACTTGATACTGAACTCTTCACTTTTCAAATCTGATCGATTTTTAAGTGCCGTAGTTACCAACTCGTCCAAATCATAACTTGTTGCTTTTACAGACTGTGTATCAATCTCGGGAGTAGCAAATTCATATTCTTTTCGGGGATCAGTTTGCAGGGTTTGAATCAACTTTAACCGACTGGATTCCAGCGAATTTTCGGAGTTTACTACTGAAAGCTCATTATTAGCAACGGTGGATTCCTGATTGTAAAGGTCAACCTGAGGACGGGAGCCAACTTCAACCTGCGCTTTAACCTGCTCCAGCGTTTTTCTGGAAGCTGCCAAATTTTCACGATCAATCTCCAGAATTTTCTTATCTAAAATAAACTGCAGATAGTTGCTGGCTGTGTTAAAGATGATATCCTCGCGAACACGCTGCAAAGTTTCCTCATTAGACTGCTGGTTGTATTTACTATTCTTAAGTGAATGTAAATTTTCTAACCCACTAAAAACTGGTAAATCCGCACTCAAACTACTGCGGAAAGAATTGTTTGTTCGAGTTGTTATTCGACCGGTATTTTGATTAAAAGTACGGCCAATATTTTTATTTCCGGATATATTGGCATTCAAAGAAGGTAGGTAATCAGCCTTTTCACTCAACACCTCCTTTTCGGCGCGAACAACATTGTTTTTGGCTACTTTCAGCTGGTAATTATTTTCCAGAGCAATATCTATAGCATCTTGCAGCGATATTTTTTTAGCCTCTTGAGCGTATGTGGTCGTTGCCAAACACAGGCTTACAAATAAGAATAGAATTCCTTTGCGCATATCAATAAATATTGATTTGTGATTTGTAACTCGTGCAATTACACGAATGTCTATAAGAATTGTTACAGTAAGAAGAGATTTTAAAACCTTAAAAGTAAAATATGTTACTCTTGCTCTTCTTCATCAGATGACGACAAATGTTTATCAGCTTTAGCTTCCAGCAGTTCTTCTACATAATCCGTAGCGTAAGAGATGGCTTTGCGGGTCGCTAATTTTTTTAACTGTTTTACCAGCGCAGAGCTAAACTCTCCGGGAGATGATTTCTTTGCTGATGAGCGGCTGTCATGTCCCAACAAAAATCCAATTAATGTCGCTCCCCCTACGATAGGTAGCGGATGTTTTTGAATTATCGCTTTGGGATCGAGCTTGTTATTTACATTATCCCGGACCTGGTCAATGGAATTATCCAGCTCCTCTTGTATCTGTCCCAGCTCTTGCTGTAATTCCTGTTTTTTCTTCTCCAGTTCGTCTAATTTGTCTTCAGCCATAATAGTTAATTATCCTTCTCAGTATTAGATCGGTTTAAATCGGTTGCTTCCAATTTCTTTTGCTTGCTTTCTTTGGTCTCGTTTACTGCCTTAATGACTTCGGCTTCAAAGAGCTGTTCCAATCGATCACGCATAGCCTCCGGTTTAAGGTATACAAACAACAATCCGGAAAACAGTAATGGTAACGAAACCAATACAAATCCAAGGCTTTCGCTGCCAAGCAGATCACCAAGATAAATAGCCAGCGCAACAAGCAGAAAACAAACACCGCCCAAAAGTAATAATACGCCGGCCGTACGCTGCACTGAGGCAGCCATCCATCCGGAAATATATTCTCCGGCATTCAGCATTACCAGCTCCAGGCGTTTTTCAATATACAGCTTAATATCAGCAGAAATACGCTGCAGGCGCTGACCTAACTTGTCACTATTCTTGGACTTGTTCATGATACTAATCTTCTGAACTAAATAGTTTCCCCAGCATATAACCAGCCAGCAGTCCTCCTGCTACGCTCTTAACGGGGTGCTTTCGTACCATTCGTTCTACCCGCCCTTTCAATTCATCTACCTGCTCGGTAAGTTCTTCGTCTTCAACGATACGTCGTCCGCGATCAAGGGCCTCATCCAGACGATCATTTAAGTTATCCAGTATCTCTTCATTCATAATAGTATCTATCTTGTGTAACGATTGCTTGTTTTATTATAAGGAAATATGAGGAGAGAAAATATACAGTTTTCTACTTTTGTTATTTATTTGATGCTTAATGTATTGAAGCAGTTGTTACTGTTATATTAAATTAACTATCCCAAATAGATTATACTATTTGGAACAAGATAAATAATTATAAAAGTGGCAGTTCATATGCAATATATGCCTCACTAGAATGACCATTCCCGTTCATAAAAAGAAAAACATATTAAAAACTATCAACGCAATTTAACTAATAATATCAATAGTAATACTTCTTGTATTATTTACTGCTTCATATTTATCTCAAGAAAGTTCGAAAACAGGCCAAGATATTAACAGCGTACCAAAGAACAAATCTGCAAACGACTGTTCAATTAGGCTGTCAAAGATCCCCAGTGACCTTTTCGGAGCATCAACAAAATAGTGTA carries:
- a CDS encoding CBS domain-containing protein, with the protein product MFVRDVLKVKGNAVYSVKPNQTVYEAIAKMDELDIGALLVMEDDNLQGILSERDYRSKIILKGRRSKSTAVSDIMSNQVYCVEPTDSVQDCMSIMTEKKIRHLPVLKDDEVAGVVSIGDLVKSIISKQKVEINNLRGYIQEGGTYPG
- a CDS encoding lycopene cyclase family protein → MSKATLDQQYDYIIAGAGAAGLSLAWKMIHSPLSDKKTLVIDNELEPTNTKTWCFWESGAPPFSDIIHKKWTHTKIGTSQKHFSQPLNEYPYYCIRKIDFQRKIHQAIRSHPHFTLAEEQITTLESHSDSAILHTNDHSYQAEYIFQSCFPLHPQKKQAPKHPLWQHFLGWEITVEEPLFDPQVFTLMDFDDSFCDGIAFMYILPWSATSALIEYTIFSERVEEQSFYEDKISLYLNNQFNLRPIDYQINRQELGKIPMQDLLAKPWYKPRILNIGTSSGRTKPSTGYTFQRIQQQTKNLVTNLNKTGTPDPQPPSAFRYKAYDLWLLHIIHTSPQKALTVFKQLFTNNSADDLFRFLGEQSTFRQDLSIMSSVPYAPFLKAIWNTRNRLWQIFKNYLLRN
- a CDS encoding TrmH family RNA methyltransferase, producing the protein MDKSLKIQLLNFLKAFITEDRWQIINEVLEKRTRHLTVVLEDIYQPHNASAVLRSCEGFGIQDVHIIENRNSFDPNNEVTIGAHKWITQHHYNEEDQNNTEYCYQKLREQGYQIIATTPHHDDVTIDEVSVDEPTALVFGAELKGLSDTAMQQADGYAKIPMSGFSESFNISVGAALCLYDLTSRLRNGDREWSLTEDEKLDLRLEWVKQSVRAPDKLEARFFKEHQ
- a CDS encoding alpha/beta hydrolase codes for the protein MKSVLCSGTHPFDIEVPYKLIKTGKDSSKPLIVYLHGFKQNIARFEDLVDDMFTVDAYHLFIQGPYPIYDRKKQRKVEDWGRAWYLYDGKQDQFLKSLEAASEFIEEIIDKVRKDIDAKSVAIVGYSMGGYLAGYFGLSRPNIVNKLVVIGGRIKTEVFEDADKQYEQLNVLALHGANDKSVDSNPQKRCCDLLSEWGANVKFQTIDSGHRLKPEYVKKIKKWFLSLQNE
- a CDS encoding response regulator transcription factor; protein product: MDILVIEDDPSVRTLVQTVLQKDDNHVDLAETASGGESQAYENPYDVIVLDLGLPDGDGFEVCKRMRDENITTPVLILSAEQETDVKIKCLRVGADDYITKPFNTEELLARIEAITRRNNGLLEDRTLTCGELEVDVLERIFRVNGTEVDLTNNEFNLLVYLLKNKNQIVTQEEIAVNVWDIHFDTQTNYINVYISYLRKKIRNHSDKEYIDTVRKKGFIMHCGQ
- a CDS encoding PIG-L deacetylase family protein, producing MRILYVFPHPDDESFGPAPAMAAQRRMGDEVFLLTLTKGEATKQRFRLEVSKEEMGKIRFKEMQCVQEVLDLNGMAVLDLPDSGLKEMDPADIENPIQEHIEEIQPDVLITYAVHGISGFEDHLVSHAAVKSVYCNMKREGKEYPRRLAFFTHYNEEDGEGKFQLSSSNKEEIDCWIEANEKDYQKFLDALDCYETYQQVIEDSNVKEEVGQRVPFEIFQENFDPSLSDLGDKIGS
- the bioB gene encoding biotin synthase BioB, whose product is MADLRNDWTHNEISEIYNTPLMELIYRAATVHREHQETGEVQVCTLLSIKTGGCPEDCAYCPQSAHHDTDVEAQDMLDRDEIISAARKAKEAGSTRFCMGAAWRCGKETKDFDTVLDMVSEITDMDMEVCCTLGMLTDEQAAKLKEAGLYAYNHNLDSGEDFYNRIISTRKYQDRLDTIEKVRENDISVCSGGIIGMGETDNDRIELIHNLATMPEHPESVPVNALIAVEGTPLEDQPKVPWYDMARMIATARITMPDSMVRLSAGRVDMSMEEQALCFMAGANSIFTGEKLLTTDNNELEEDMKMFDILGLSAREAFKDAKDKHVPKGAEAAE
- a CDS encoding TolC family protein produces the protein MRKGILFLFVSLCLATTTYAQEAKKISLQDAIDIALENNYQLKVAKNNVVRAEKEVLSEKADYLPSLNANISGNKNIGRTFNQNTGRITTRTNNSFRSSLSADLPVFSGLENLHSLKNSKYNQQSNEETLQRVREDIIFNTASNYLQFILDKKILEIDRENLAASRKTLEQVKAQVEVGSRPQVDLYNQESTVANNELSVVNSENSLESSRLKLIQTLQTDPRKEYEFATPEIDTQSVKATSYDLDELVTTALKNRSDLKSEEFSIKSIKHQLKATRGSLYPSLSLSGSVSSSYSELQPFGFQDQFFDQNINRSVGLSLNIPIFGNLNRRTNVQSQEINYKNAKLNLRDTELQIVQEVNQAYNDYKSYIKQLESSEKSLQAAERSYQTQKERYKVGAGTLIELSDANAQYIEAQSNRAQALFRLIFQQKLLDYYIGKLDKNISLN
- a CDS encoding TspO/MBR family protein gives rise to the protein MKKALNLAGWILICSLAGIFGAQFEPGTWYEMLQKPAWTPPNWVFPVVWPILYILMGIAAWMMRKMKSVSIYGTEFTWFFVQLILNALWSWIFFGQHLISTGLAEILLLWVSIIFTVLLFWSRNRTAGILLIPYLLWVSYASALNLAIWQLN
- a CDS encoding M23 family metallopeptidase, which encodes MGLKNYYYYDEQNCDFVPVEYNSLERIIYTACVWILCGVVLAGVGISILSFSVGTPAEIALKAENQELIDQLEKTKSTIKNLDQEVDKLAETDNEMYRSVLGMDQISYDERQGGVGGADIYSEFDIHSKKTAEILKWTSKNLASLKRSINIQKLSFKEIKSHYNKNQEKMEHIPAIKPTKGIILSGFGMRYHPILKYQKKHEGLDFRANVGSKIFATGAGVVKYASRKGTFGRLVIIDHDFGYESYYAHLSSYAKNIRPGTKVNRGDLIGFSGESGRVEGPHLHYEVHKENLPIDPLNYLFADTSPEEYQMYKEIVENNDRSMD
- a CDS encoding AI-2E family transporter, which codes for MNKPYPFWIKGPAILGGVALLFILLYYGKFILMPLAFAALFAMLLEPISNWLQQYKFNRIAAIITSMFFLGIILAGIISLLSIQLVQFADQLPEANQKIQAVSSDIVQFFENQFNISPDRQIAYFKRGLETVVNKSGQYVTTALGATTNVFTTLGLLPFFVFFMMYYKKMYRTFLHKLWDGKNEAIDSVIDGIQNVTQNYIIGMITVITLLAILNAIGLWIVGIKHVLFFAIFAAILAVIPYIGIIIGSLPAIIYALLFTNSLLNPLGVVAVFAVVQFLEGNFITPNVIGSRVSINPFMALIALIVGGKIWGIAGMILFVPFLGILKCIFDQVEILRPYGYIFGNKREYHPGTEESTN